One stretch of Vulpes lagopus strain Blue_001 chromosome X, ASM1834538v1, whole genome shotgun sequence DNA includes these proteins:
- the APEX2 gene encoding DNA-(apurinic or apyrimidinic site) endonuclease 2, translated as MLRVVSWNINGIRSPLQGMVYEEPSNCAAMAMGRILDKLDADIVCLQETKVTREVLTEPLAIIEGYNSYFSFSRTRSGYSGVATFCKDSATPMAAEEGLSGLLATHNGDVGCYGNMDEFTQEELRALDSEGRALLTQHKIRTWEGKQKTLTLINVYCPHADAGKPERLTFKMRFYRLLQIRAEALLAAGSHVIILGDLNTAHCPIDHWDAVNLECFEEDPGRKWMDGLLSNLGCQAGSHVRPFIDSYRCFQPKQEGAFTCWSAVSGARHLNYGSRLDYVLGDRTLVIDTFQDSFLLPEVMGSDHCPVGAVLSVSSVPAKQCPPLCTRFLPEFAGTQLKILRFLVHHKQDPVFKQSVLRLGKQTQVQMHQNKARVRSTRLRPNQTGSSRGQKSLTSYFQPSSNRPQASPNLELPSMGALMTPKTPEEEVMAKVVEGQVGASEAKDEKEVQTSFWKSLLGGPLPMPLCGGHREPCVMRTVKKPGPNLGRHFYMCARPRGPPTDPSSRCNFFLWSRPS; from the exons GAGAGGTGCTCACAGAGCCACTGGCTATCATTGAGGGCTATAACTCCTATTTCAGCTTCAGCCGCACCCGCAGTGGCTATTCTG GTGTAGCTACCTTCTGTAAGGACAGCGCTACTCCCATGGCTGCTGAAGAAGGCCTGAGTGGCCTACTTGCCACTCATAATGGGGACGTGGGTTGCTATGGAAACATGGATGAATTCACCCAAGAGGAGCTTCGGGCTTTGGATAGTGAGGGCCGGGCCCTCCTGACACAGCATAAGATCCG GACATGGGAAGGGAAGCAGAAGACCTTGACCCTAATCAACGTGTACTGCCCCCATGCGGATGCTGGGAAACCTGAGCGGCTGACCTTTAAAATGCGCTTCTATCGCTTGCTGCAGATCCGAGCAGAAGCCCTCCTGGCAGCTGGCAG CCATGTGATCATTCTGGGTGACCTGAATACAGCCCACTGCCCCATTGACCACTGGGATGCAGTCAACCTG gaaTGCTTTGAAGAGGACCCAGGGCGCAAGTGGATGGACGGCTTGCTCAGTAACCTGGGATGCCAGGCTGGGTCCCATGTCCGGCCCTTCATTGATAGCTACCGCTGCTTCCAGCCAAAGCAGGAGGGGGCATTCACCTGCTGGTCAGCAGTCAGTGGTGCCCGCCACCTGAATTATGGCTCCCGGCTTGATTATGTGCTGGGGGACAGGACCCTGGTAATTGACACCTTCCAGGACTCCTTCCTGCTGCCTGAGGTGATGGGCTCTGATCATTGCCCTGTGGGTGCAGTCTTGAGTGTGTCCTCTGTGCCAGCAAAACAGTGCCCACCTCTGTGCACTCGCTTCCTCCCTGAGTTTGCAGGCACCCAGCTCAAGATCCTTCGCTTCCTAGTTCATCACAAACAAGATCCTGTGTTCAAGCAATCAGTGCTGCGACTCGGCAAACAAACCCAGGTACAGATGCACCAAAACAAAGCCCGTGTGCGCTCAACCAGGCTTCGGCCAAATCAAACTGGCTCTAGCAGAGGCCAAAAAAGCCTGACAAGCTACTTCCAGCCATCCTCTAATCGTCCCCAAGCTTCTCCTAACTTGGAGCTTCCTAGTATGGGTGCCCTCATGACCCCAAAGACTCCAGAAGAGGAGGTAATGGCCAAAGTGGTGGAAGGGCAAGTCGGTGCTTCAGAGGCCAAGGATGAGAAGGAGGTACAGACCTCTTTTTGGAAGTCTTTGCTTGGGGGGCCCTTGCCCATGCCCCTCTGTGGGGGCCATAGGGAACCATGTGTGATGCGAACTGTGAAGAAGCCGGGACCCAATCTGGGCCGCCACTTCTATATGTGTGCTAGGCCCCGGGGTCCTCCCACTGACCCTTCCTCCCGCTGTAACTTCTTCCTCTGGAGCAGGCCCAGCTGA